In Candidatus Planktophila sp., one DNA window encodes the following:
- a CDS encoding citrate synthase 2 — translation MSEDFKPGLEGVIAFESEIAEPDKEGSALRYRGVDIDELVGRVSFGNVWGLLVDDEFNPGLPNAEKFPLPVHSGDVRVDVQAAISMLAPAWGFKPLLDIDDAEARSNLARASVMVLSYLSQAARGVTAPPVPESEIDKAHTVVERMMIRWRGEPDPLHVRAIDAYFVSAAEHGMNASTFTARVIASTGADVAAALSGAIGAMSGPLHGGAPSRVLHMIDEVEKTGDATAYVKDLLDRKERLMGFGHRVYRAEDPRARTLRRTAKELNAPRYEVAEALEQAALKELRERQPDRVLETNVEFWAAIILDFAQVPSHLFTSMFTAARTAGWSAHILEQKRTGRLIRPSARYIGKAPRAAESVSGWDSTVEQLHK, via the coding sequence GTGTCAGAAGATTTTAAGCCTGGTCTTGAAGGTGTCATCGCTTTTGAATCCGAGATCGCCGAACCTGATAAAGAAGGCAGTGCCCTTCGTTACCGCGGTGTCGATATTGATGAGTTAGTAGGGCGAGTCTCTTTTGGAAATGTATGGGGTCTACTTGTAGATGACGAGTTCAACCCTGGTCTTCCAAATGCAGAAAAGTTTCCGCTCCCAGTTCACTCAGGAGATGTTCGAGTAGATGTTCAAGCTGCAATTTCAATGTTGGCTCCGGCTTGGGGATTCAAACCACTGTTAGATATTGATGATGCAGAAGCACGTAGCAATCTTGCACGAGCATCAGTGATGGTTCTTTCATACTTGTCACAGGCCGCTCGCGGAGTTACAGCACCGCCAGTTCCAGAATCTGAAATCGATAAGGCACACACAGTTGTCGAACGCATGATGATTCGCTGGCGCGGAGAACCTGACCCACTTCATGTACGAGCCATTGATGCATATTTTGTATCAGCTGCCGAGCATGGAATGAATGCATCAACATTTACTGCACGCGTTATTGCATCAACTGGTGCTGATGTAGCCGCTGCGCTTTCAGGTGCAATCGGTGCGATGTCTGGTCCTCTACATGGTGGTGCGCCATCGCGCGTATTACACATGATTGATGAAGTTGAAAAGACTGGTGATGCAACTGCATATGTAAAAGATTTGCTCGATCGCAAAGAGCGCCTAATGGGATTTGGACATCGCGTGTATCGCGCTGAAGATCCGCGTGCACGCACGTTGCGCCGCACTGCAAAAGAACTTAATGCACCACGCTATGAAGTTGCAGAAGCTCTAGAACAAGCTGCGCTAAAAGAACTTCGCGAACGCCAACCTGATCGCGTTTTAGAAACAAACGTTGAATTCTGGGCAGCGATTATTTTAGATTTTGCGCAAGTACCCTCGCACTTATTTACTTCAATGTTTACAGCGGCTCGTACTGCCGGTTGGTCTGCACACATTCTTGAACAAAAGCGCACAGGTCGCTTGATTCGTCCATCGGCCAGATACATCGGCAAAGCCCCCCGCGCAGCTGAGTCGGTTTCTGGGTGGGATTCAACGGTCGAACAGCTCCATAAGTAA